One segment of Brassica napus cultivar Da-Ae chromosome C3, Da-Ae, whole genome shotgun sequence DNA contains the following:
- the LOC106381441 gene encoding putative cysteine-rich receptor-like protein kinase 39 isoform X1 — protein MEKFPALMICYLLFHQTLEVVNGGKCFGSLAGNRSYAQNRRDLFSTLANKVVTNGGFYNASLGQYPNRVYALGFCEKYYEQKACFSCLESSSLDTQTSCGDSMNSFVWSSDDEDRFWCLIRSSNQSFGNLELVPPSIKPNPDHIGPSIDMTSFTQQWEYTVNKTLEAAVKADTSSVYKYYSIVKAEFTEYPHVYMLMQCTPDITSHDCKQCLGDCVKYFREQFRGRTGGMASFPSCLFRWDLLSFHGAIGNVTRVPALIRPQAQEKRSSVPEKKGRCVHWEIIGLTFVVLTFTNLLVFFGFYKVNARRRKLSNGINVGCAEYADSDGQFILPYNLGMILSATADFSTENKLGQGGFGTVYKGILLNGKEIAVKRLTRGSEGGVEFRNEVSLLIRLQHKNLVKLFGFCNERDEEILVYEFVPNSSLDRFIFDEEKRSLLTWEVRFKIIEGIARGLVYLHEDSQLKIIHRDLKASNILLDAEMNPKVADFGTARLFDTNETQAETKRIAGTRGYMAPEYLNHGQISAKSDVYSFGVVLLEMISGRRNNSFVGEGIAAFAWKRWVEGRPDIIIDPLLVQKTSNEIIKLIQTGLLCVQQNATKRPTMSTVIVWLGSEAITIPSPKAPAFTVSHSQSEDGTTSMSNVLTELSCR, from the exons atggagAAATTCCCTGCTTTGATGATTTGCTACCTTCTTTTTCATCAGACCCTCGAAGTTGTTAATGGCGGCAAGTGTTTCGGAAGCTTAGCCGGCAACCGCAGCTACGCTCAGAATCGCCGTGATCTCTTCTCTACTCTTGCTAATAAAGTCGTCACAAACGGCGGATTCTACAACGCTTCACTCGGCCAGTATCCCAACAGAGTTTACGCTCTTGGCTTCTGCGAAAAATATTACGAGCAAAAAGCTTGTTTCAGTTGTCTCGAAAGCTCGAGTCTGGATACACAAACGAGTTGTGGAGACAGCATGAACTCATTCGTTTGGAGCAGTGACGATGAAGACCGTTTTTGGTGTCTTATACGTTCCTCAAACCAATCTTTTGGGAACTTGGAGCTTGTACCTCCTTCCATAAAGCCAAATCCAGATCATATTGGGCCATCTATAGACATGACCTCTTTCACGCAACAGTGGGAATACACGGTTAATAAGACCCTTGAAGCTGCAGTAAAAGCTGATACTTCCTCGGTATATAAGTATTATAGTATCGTAAAAGCCGAGTTCACAGAGTATCCGCATGTTTACATGCTGATGCAATGCACACCCGACATAACTTCCCATGATTGCAAACAATGTTTGGGAGATTGTGTGAAATACTTTAGAGAACAGTTCCGGGGAAGAACAGGGGGCATGGCTAGTTTTCCGAGCTGTTTATTCAGGTGGGATCTATTGTCTTTCCATGGTGCTATTGGTAATGTTACAAGAGTTCCTGCACTTATTCGACCTCAGGCTCAGGAAAAGAGGAGCTCTGTACCAGAAAAGAAAG GAAGATGCGTGCATTGGGAAATTATCGGTTTGACCTTTGTCGTTCTTACTTTCACTAATCTTTTGGTATTTTTTGGTTTCTACAAAGTCAATGCTCGTAGGAGAAAATTAAGCAACGGAATAAATG TTGGTTGTGCAGAATATGCTGATTCAGATGGTCAATTTATATTACCGTACAATCTTGGTATGATCTTATCGGCAACAGCTGACTTTTCGACTGAAAATAAGCTTGGCCAAGGTGGATTTGGTACGGTCTATAAG GGGATACTACTTAACGGGAAAGAAATAGCGGTGAAGAGATTAACCAGAGGTTCAGAAGGAGGTGTGGAGTTCAGGAATGAGGTTTCACTCTTGATAAGACTCCAGCATAAGAATCTGGTTAAGCTCTTTGGTTTCTGTAATGAAAGAGATGAAGAGATTCTTGTATACGAGTTTGTCCCCAACTCAAGTCTTGACCGCTTTATCTTCG ATGAAGAGAAGCGTTCGCTGCTTACATGGGAAGTGAGGTTCAAAATTATAGAAGGCATTGCACGAGGTCTTGTTTATCTCCATGAAGATTCTCAGCTGAAGATTATTCACCGAGACTTGAAAGCAAGCAACATCCTTCTAGATGCAGAGATGAACCCAAAAGTTGCAGATTTTGGGACAGCGAGACTTTTTGACACAAATGAGACTCAAGCTGAAACAAAACGAATAGCTGGAACTCG TGGATATATGGCTCCTGAGTACCTGAATCATGGGCAAATATCAGCTAAATCTGATGTATATAGCTTCGGTGTTGTGCTTCTAGAGATGATAAGTGGTCGAAGAAATAATAGCTTTGTAGGAGAAGGAATTGCAGCTTTT GCATGGAAGAGATGGGTTGAAGGAAGGCCTGATATCATAATTGATCCTTTATTGGTACAGAAGACGAGTAACGAGATCATTAAGTTGATCCAGACTGGTTTGTTGTGTGTTCAACAGAATGCAACAAAGAGACCAACCATGAGCACTGTAATAGTTTGGCTTGGCAGTGAGGCCATCACCATTCCTTCACCTAAGGCTCCTGCTTTCACAGTGAGTCATTCCCAATCTGAAGATGGTACGACGTCAATGAGCAATGTCTTGACAGAGTTGAGTTGTCGTTGA
- the LOC106381440 gene encoding uncharacterized protein LOC106381440 isoform X1, with the protein MESTMSEYPDIYDDFSEIYKEYTCPQVTVTTNVQEKPKLPEDKCDEEEEQQELPDPNSVPTDFISREAKVWEAKSKATERNWKKRKEEEMICKICRESGHFTQGCPSTLGANRKSHEFLERVPARDKNVRDLFTEKVVERIESETGCKIKMDDKFIIVSGKDRLILRKCLDAVHKVREEGEAKTSSTSHRSRSRSPRRTSLCPPPPPRAARNPEPQRQQHLPSHGKFKSYTN; encoded by the exons ATGGAAAGCACAATGTCAGAATACCCAGATATTTATGACGACTTTAGTGAAATCTACAAGGAGTACACATGTCCTCAAGTTACTGTAACCACCAATGTCCAAGAAAAACCTAAACTTCCTGAAGATAaatgtgatgaagaagaagagcagcAGGAGCTCCCTGACCCCAACTCCGTACCAACTGATTTCATCAGCCGAGAGGCTAAGGTTTGGGAGGCTAAGTCCAAAGCCACTGAGAGGAACtggaagaagaggaaagaaGAGGAAATGATCTGTAAGATATGTAGAGAGTCTGGTCATTTCACACAG GGATGTCCATCGACTCTTGGTGCCAACAGAAAGTCTCATGAGTTCCTTGAGAGGGTACCAGCTAGGGACAAGAACGTTAGAGATTTGTTTACTGAGAAAGTTGTGGAAAGGATTGAGAGCGAGACCGGCTGCAAGATCAAAATGGATGACAAGTTCATTATCGTCAGTGGGAAGGACAGATTAATCTTGAGGAAATGTTTGGATGCTGTTCACAAGGTTAGAGAGGAAGGCGAGGCTAAAACTTCTTCTACCTCTCACAGGAGCAGATCCAGGTCGCCTAGAAGAACCTCTCTTTGTCCACCACCTCCACCGCGTGCTGCTCGAAACCCTGAACCGCAGAGACAGCAGCACCTGCCATCACATG GAAAGTTCAAGTCCTACACAAACTAG
- the LOC106381440 gene encoding uncharacterized protein LOC106381440 isoform X2 produces the protein MESTMSEYPDIYDDFSEIYKEYTCPQVTVTTNVQEKPKLPEDKCDEEEEQQELPDPNSVPTDFISREAKVWEAKSKATERNWKKRKEEEMICKICRESGHFTQGCPSTLGANRKSHEFLERVPARDKNVRDLFTEKVVERIESETGCKIKMDDKFIIVSGKDRLILRKCLDAVHKVREEGEAKTSSTSHRSRSRSPRRTSLCPPPPPRAARNPEPQRQQHLPSHGSSS, from the exons ATGGAAAGCACAATGTCAGAATACCCAGATATTTATGACGACTTTAGTGAAATCTACAAGGAGTACACATGTCCTCAAGTTACTGTAACCACCAATGTCCAAGAAAAACCTAAACTTCCTGAAGATAaatgtgatgaagaagaagagcagcAGGAGCTCCCTGACCCCAACTCCGTACCAACTGATTTCATCAGCCGAGAGGCTAAGGTTTGGGAGGCTAAGTCCAAAGCCACTGAGAGGAACtggaagaagaggaaagaaGAGGAAATGATCTGTAAGATATGTAGAGAGTCTGGTCATTTCACACAG GGATGTCCATCGACTCTTGGTGCCAACAGAAAGTCTCATGAGTTCCTTGAGAGGGTACCAGCTAGGGACAAGAACGTTAGAGATTTGTTTACTGAGAAAGTTGTGGAAAGGATTGAGAGCGAGACCGGCTGCAAGATCAAAATGGATGACAAGTTCATTATCGTCAGTGGGAAGGACAGATTAATCTTGAGGAAATGTTTGGATGCTGTTCACAAGGTTAGAGAGGAAGGCGAGGCTAAAACTTCTTCTACCTCTCACAGGAGCAGATCCAGGTCGCCTAGAAGAACCTCTCTTTGTCCACCACCTCCACCGCGTGCTGCTCGAAACCCTGAACCGCAGAGACAGCAGCACCTGCCATCACATGGTTCATCAAGCTAA
- the LOC106381441 gene encoding cysteine-rich receptor-like protein kinase 40 isoform X2, with protein sequence MEKFPALMICYLLFHQTLEVVNGGKCFGSLAGNRSYAQNRRDLFSTLANKVVTNGGFYNASLGQYPNRVYALGFCEKYYEQKACFSCLESSSLDTQTSCGDSMNSFVWSSDDEDRFWCLIRSSNQSFGNLELVPPSIKPNPDHIGPSIDMTSFTQQWEYTVNKTLEAAVKADTSSVYKYYSIVKAEFTEYPHVYMLMQCTPDITSHDCKQCLGDCVKYFREQFRGRTGGMASFPSCLFRWDLLSFHGAIGNVTRVPALIRPQAQEKRSSVPEKKGRCVHWEIIGLTFVVLTFTNLLVFFGFYKVNARRRKLSNGINEYADSDGQFILPYNLGMILSATADFSTENKLGQGGFGTVYKGILLNGKEIAVKRLTRGSEGGVEFRNEVSLLIRLQHKNLVKLFGFCNERDEEILVYEFVPNSSLDRFIFDEEKRSLLTWEVRFKIIEGIARGLVYLHEDSQLKIIHRDLKASNILLDAEMNPKVADFGTARLFDTNETQAETKRIAGTRGYMAPEYLNHGQISAKSDVYSFGVVLLEMISGRRNNSFVGEGIAAFAWKRWVEGRPDIIIDPLLVQKTSNEIIKLIQTGLLCVQQNATKRPTMSTVIVWLGSEAITIPSPKAPAFTVSHSQSEDGTTSMSNVLTELSCR encoded by the exons atggagAAATTCCCTGCTTTGATGATTTGCTACCTTCTTTTTCATCAGACCCTCGAAGTTGTTAATGGCGGCAAGTGTTTCGGAAGCTTAGCCGGCAACCGCAGCTACGCTCAGAATCGCCGTGATCTCTTCTCTACTCTTGCTAATAAAGTCGTCACAAACGGCGGATTCTACAACGCTTCACTCGGCCAGTATCCCAACAGAGTTTACGCTCTTGGCTTCTGCGAAAAATATTACGAGCAAAAAGCTTGTTTCAGTTGTCTCGAAAGCTCGAGTCTGGATACACAAACGAGTTGTGGAGACAGCATGAACTCATTCGTTTGGAGCAGTGACGATGAAGACCGTTTTTGGTGTCTTATACGTTCCTCAAACCAATCTTTTGGGAACTTGGAGCTTGTACCTCCTTCCATAAAGCCAAATCCAGATCATATTGGGCCATCTATAGACATGACCTCTTTCACGCAACAGTGGGAATACACGGTTAATAAGACCCTTGAAGCTGCAGTAAAAGCTGATACTTCCTCGGTATATAAGTATTATAGTATCGTAAAAGCCGAGTTCACAGAGTATCCGCATGTTTACATGCTGATGCAATGCACACCCGACATAACTTCCCATGATTGCAAACAATGTTTGGGAGATTGTGTGAAATACTTTAGAGAACAGTTCCGGGGAAGAACAGGGGGCATGGCTAGTTTTCCGAGCTGTTTATTCAGGTGGGATCTATTGTCTTTCCATGGTGCTATTGGTAATGTTACAAGAGTTCCTGCACTTATTCGACCTCAGGCTCAGGAAAAGAGGAGCTCTGTACCAGAAAAGAAAG GAAGATGCGTGCATTGGGAAATTATCGGTTTGACCTTTGTCGTTCTTACTTTCACTAATCTTTTGGTATTTTTTGGTTTCTACAAAGTCAATGCTCGTAGGAGAAAATTAAGCAACGGAATAAATG AATATGCTGATTCAGATGGTCAATTTATATTACCGTACAATCTTGGTATGATCTTATCGGCAACAGCTGACTTTTCGACTGAAAATAAGCTTGGCCAAGGTGGATTTGGTACGGTCTATAAG GGGATACTACTTAACGGGAAAGAAATAGCGGTGAAGAGATTAACCAGAGGTTCAGAAGGAGGTGTGGAGTTCAGGAATGAGGTTTCACTCTTGATAAGACTCCAGCATAAGAATCTGGTTAAGCTCTTTGGTTTCTGTAATGAAAGAGATGAAGAGATTCTTGTATACGAGTTTGTCCCCAACTCAAGTCTTGACCGCTTTATCTTCG ATGAAGAGAAGCGTTCGCTGCTTACATGGGAAGTGAGGTTCAAAATTATAGAAGGCATTGCACGAGGTCTTGTTTATCTCCATGAAGATTCTCAGCTGAAGATTATTCACCGAGACTTGAAAGCAAGCAACATCCTTCTAGATGCAGAGATGAACCCAAAAGTTGCAGATTTTGGGACAGCGAGACTTTTTGACACAAATGAGACTCAAGCTGAAACAAAACGAATAGCTGGAACTCG TGGATATATGGCTCCTGAGTACCTGAATCATGGGCAAATATCAGCTAAATCTGATGTATATAGCTTCGGTGTTGTGCTTCTAGAGATGATAAGTGGTCGAAGAAATAATAGCTTTGTAGGAGAAGGAATTGCAGCTTTT GCATGGAAGAGATGGGTTGAAGGAAGGCCTGATATCATAATTGATCCTTTATTGGTACAGAAGACGAGTAACGAGATCATTAAGTTGATCCAGACTGGTTTGTTGTGTGTTCAACAGAATGCAACAAAGAGACCAACCATGAGCACTGTAATAGTTTGGCTTGGCAGTGAGGCCATCACCATTCCTTCACCTAAGGCTCCTGCTTTCACAGTGAGTCATTCCCAATCTGAAGATGGTACGACGTCAATGAGCAATGTCTTGACAGAGTTGAGTTGTCGTTGA